One Edaphobacter lichenicola DNA window includes the following coding sequences:
- a CDS encoding DsbA family protein gives MKILNGKILNGKISNWMLAGVVTALSVTAVAGAQTAAAPAAQTAPAAQKADAPLKLQSLGQDTKADPFPPVNQKYFTASTPTVDTVNAFLKALWGYDPDRIWRVEAIQTTSAPSVSKVVVFVSGKGPNAKVQPTVFFVTPDGKHAVAGDTVVPFGATPFADLRKTLQARADGATRGATSKDLLLVEFADLQCPHCKEAQSTMDQLVKDFPNARVVYQSFPLVDLHPFAFKAAAYGYCVQKQKNDAFFVYSAAVFDTQAALTNETGNQTLKDAVTKAGLDPAAIDACAATPATKDQVDASIKLAQDVGIDQTPMLAVNGHLLPLAGIPYETLKTIISYQASLDGVSTGATGPAVGSSSNPPTLGK, from the coding sequence TTGAAGATTTTAAATGGGAAGATTTTAAACGGGAAGATTTCGAATTGGATGTTGGCGGGAGTGGTGACGGCTCTCAGCGTTACGGCAGTGGCCGGGGCCCAGACTGCAGCGGCTCCTGCGGCGCAGACGGCTCCTGCGGCACAGAAGGCTGACGCTCCCTTGAAGCTGCAGAGCCTGGGGCAGGATACCAAGGCGGATCCGTTTCCTCCGGTGAATCAGAAGTACTTTACGGCGTCTACGCCTACGGTGGATACGGTCAATGCGTTTTTGAAGGCCCTGTGGGGATACGATCCGGACCGTATCTGGCGGGTGGAGGCGATCCAGACCACCTCGGCGCCGAGTGTGAGCAAGGTGGTGGTGTTTGTGTCGGGCAAGGGTCCCAATGCGAAGGTGCAGCCTACGGTGTTTTTTGTGACGCCGGATGGAAAGCATGCGGTTGCGGGCGACACGGTGGTGCCGTTTGGCGCGACTCCGTTTGCTGATCTGCGTAAGACGCTGCAGGCTCGCGCAGATGGTGCGACGCGCGGTGCGACGAGCAAGGATCTTCTTCTAGTGGAGTTTGCCGATCTGCAGTGCCCGCATTGTAAAGAGGCGCAGTCCACGATGGACCAGCTGGTGAAGGACTTCCCGAACGCACGTGTGGTGTACCAGAGCTTTCCGCTGGTGGACCTGCACCCCTTCGCGTTCAAGGCAGCGGCCTATGGGTACTGCGTGCAGAAGCAGAAGAACGATGCGTTCTTTGTCTACTCTGCCGCGGTGTTCGATACGCAGGCTGCTTTGACGAACGAGACGGGGAATCAGACGCTGAAGGATGCGGTGACCAAGGCTGGATTGGATCCGGCGGCGATCGATGCGTGCGCGGCGACTCCGGCGACCAAGGATCAGGTAGATGCTTCGATCAAGCTGGCGCAGGATGTGGGCATCGACCAGACTCCGATGCTCGCGGTGAACGGGCATCTGTTGCCGTTGGCTGGAATTCCGTACGAGACGCTGAAGACGATCATCTCGTACCAGGCGTCACTCGATGGCGTGAGCACGGGAGCGACCGGGCCGGCGGTGGGTAGCAGCTCGAATCCTCCGACGCTCGGGAAGTAA